AACTACACTGAAAGGAAAGCCAGTCAGCAGCTCTGACAGTAGGAGGCCAAACAGTGAATGAGTGGATCTGCATATTAAGCCATGGTTTCATACTGAATTTATCAAGAAGGTGTATCTTCAAGGAAACTCATTTTACTTTTATGCAAAAGCTATCTTCAAGAAGCCAAAGCTAGTCCCAGATTTCCCCTTTCCCCAGGAAGCCTACTTGCTCTAACAAAGGGACTATTATTGAGGTGAAGCTCTTTGCTGCTGAGTGCTGGCGAGTTCCTTGGGCATCATTCATGCTCAGTAATctttgaaagaacaaatgaatggcACACCTTCACCTGGCACCTTCCTCAGTTTGCTCCCAAATTTCCACCCCGTGGCTCCAGTGCTGCTAACAATTGCAGGGCAGGTGAGATTTGAGGAGCATCAGGTGGGGACTGACCATATTTTTTACTCTCTCCATGAGTCAGAGCCAGCTTTGCATTATTGACAAGAATGatatcattttattataaataatacaccAGTATCAtatattttgattaaatttcattcTAGAGTTATTCAagttatgaatttaaaaatatatcttgtaATGCTTTAAGTAAAAACATAATGCATATTGTGAACAATCTTATAATTGTGTATCTTAAATAAATTTATGATAAATTAACTAGGTATTGTAAATTACTTAGAACACTCTATTGAAAACACatcatttgaaaattaatctTAAATTAAATGTAATACTGCTTAGTTATACCATGCATAGGAAAAGACACACATATTTGTGTAGTCTGTTTGAATATGTGCTGTTGAAATTGACACGCACCGTCTTGGCTTCAGCTACTCATTGTGCTGCCACCACCCTTACCAGCCACCAACAGCCCATTTGTCCAGCCACATTTACTTAAAGGGCAGCTCAGGCAGGTCCCTGTGCTAGGTGCCCACAGAGATGCTCCACCTTCCAGTATCGTGGAGGTGTTCACATTGCACGTCTGCAGGCACACCGGGACACCACTAGGTCGGTGCCCCCCTTGGGTTAGATGTCAGCTGTTACCACAGAGGTTTTCCAGGCCTCACAGACTGTCACCTGCTTCCCACAGGGGACAAGTGCCTGTCAGACATGCCCTATGACAGCAGTGCCAGCTACGAGAAGGAGAATGAGATGATGCAGACCCACGTGATGGACCAAGCCATCAACAACGCCATCAGCTACCTGGGGGCCGAGTCCCTGCGCCCCCTCGTGCAAATGCCCCCAGGCAGCTCTGAGGTGGTCCCAGTCATCAGCCCCATGTACCAGCTCCACAAGCCGCATGTGGAGGGCCCCCCGCGGTCCAACCACTCCGCCCAGGACAGCGCCGTGGAGAACCTGCTGCTGCTCTCCAAGGCCAAGTCGGTGTCCTCCGAAAGGGAGGCGTCCCCGAGCAACAGCTGCCAAGACTCCACAGACACCGAGAGCAACAACGAGGAGCAGCGGGGCGGCCTCATCTACCTGACCAACCACATCAACCCGCACGCGCGCAACGGCCTGTCCATCAAGGAGGAGCACCAGGCCTACGACGTGCTGCGGGCGGCCTCCGAGAGCTCCCAGGACGCCTTCCGGGTGATCGGCCCGAGCGGGGAGCCGATGAAGGTGCACCGGTGCGAACACTGCAGGGTGCTCTTCCTGGACCACGTCATGTACACCATCCACATGGGCTGCCACGGCTTCCGTGATCCTTTTGAGTGCAACATGTGTGGCTACCACAGCCAGGACAGGTACGAGTTCTCGTCCCACATCACGCGGGGGGAGCACCGCTTCCACATGAGCTAAGCCCCCTGTGCGGCATGGACCCCCTCCAAGAAAAGCACACGGGCCACTGCCCGCCCCTCCTGCCAGCAGCACGGACTGCGCCAGAACACTGTGCTTTGATTTCTAGGTGGTGTTCTGTTTCGTTTTGTTTCAGTTGGTTGGTTGGGATTTGATTTGCTTTTTGAaaataagagttttattgttA
This portion of the Manis javanica isolate MJ-LG chromosome 6, MJ_LKY, whole genome shotgun sequence genome encodes:
- the IKZF1 gene encoding DNA-binding protein Ikaros isoform X6: MDADEGQDMSQVSGKESPPVSDTPDDGDEPMPVPEDLSTTSGGQQNSKSERGVGERPFQCNQCGASFTQKGNLLRHIKLHSGEKPFKCHLCNYACRRRDALTGHLRTHSVGKPHKCGYCGRSYKQRSSLEEHKERCHNYLQSMGLPGTLYPVIKEETNHSEMAEDLCKIGSERSLVLDRLASNVAKRDKCLSDMPYDSSASYEKENEMMQTHVMDQAINNAISYLGAESLRPLVQMPPGSSEVVPVISPMYQLHKPHVEGPPRSNHSAQDSAVENLLLLSKAKSVSSEREASPSNSCQDSTDTESNNEEQRGGLIYLTNHINPHARNGLSIKEEHQAYDVLRAASESSQDAFRVIGPSGEPMKVHRCEHCRVLFLDHVMYTIHMGCHGFRDPFECNMCGYHSQDRYEFSSHITRGEHRFHMS
- the IKZF1 gene encoding DNA-binding protein Ikaros isoform X5: MDADEGQDMSQVSGKESPPVSDTPDDGDEPMPVPEDLSTTSGGQQNSKSERGVGERPFQCNQCGASFTQKGNLLRHIKLHSGEKPFKCHLCNYACRRRDALTGHLRTHSVGKPHKCGYCGRSYKQRSSLEEHKERCHNYLQSMGLPGTLYPVIKEETNHSEMAEDLCKIGSERSLVLDRLASNVAKRKSSMPQKFVGDKCLSDMPYDSSASYEKENEMMQTHVMDQAINNAISYLGAESLRPLVQMPPGSSEVVPVISPMYQLHKPHVEGPPRSNHSAQDSAVENLLLLSKAKSVSSEREASPSNSCQDSTDTESNNEEQRGGLIYLTNHINPHARNGLSIKEEHQAYDVLRAASESSQDAFRVIGPSGEPMKVHRCEHCRVLFLDHVMYTIHMGCHGFRDPFECNMCGYHSQDRYEFSSHITRGEHRFHMS
- the IKZF1 gene encoding DNA-binding protein Ikaros isoform X7; translation: MNGEECAEDLRMLDASGEKMNGSHSGQGNKALSGAGGVRLPNGKLKCDVCGIICIGPNVLMVHKRSHTGERPFQCNQCGASFTQKGNLLRHIKLHSGEKPFKCHLCNYACRRRDALTGHLRTHSVGKPHKCGYCGRSYKQRSSLEEHKERCHNYLQSMGLPGTLYPVIKEETNHSEMAEDLCKIGSERSLVLDRLASNVAKRKSSMPQKFVGDKCLSDMPYDSSASYEKENEMMQTHVMDQAINNAISYLGAESLRPLVQMPPGSSEVVPVISPMYQLHKPHVEGPPRSNHSAQDSAVENLLLLSKAKSVSSEREASPSNSCQDSTDTESNNEEQRGGLIYLTNHINPHARNGLSIKEEHQAYDVLRAASESSQDAFRVIGPSGEPMKVHRCEHCRVLFLDHVMYTIHMGCHGFRDPFECNMCGYHSQDRYEFSSHITRGEHRFHMS